From the Lolium rigidum isolate FL_2022 chromosome 2, APGP_CSIRO_Lrig_0.1, whole genome shotgun sequence genome, one window contains:
- the LOC124690830 gene encoding uncharacterized protein LOC124690830 — MGCKKKKMAAGKMPPSKVQPSGKGMAAPTPALIDVAVEALPAPTLPESDDVPEKAPVCDACGRYLSPPVSQCSHMRHIACGDCGAGECGPCACLGVATVYFPNPYLDTLFGRFKVPCPFKEFGCGSSLAVIDLRAHVEACGRAPFECFCGSDVLPAELQRHLTDKAGNHAWPGRNITYGTDFQFAINVKDAVNRCINFLFVAEEDGGLFLLRGYDEDHGIHSLDVVCIRLRKKTGSVYSSSVAVEGPLPKGLRHELKKKVIEICSGGNDPITIDMGEISPANACDVVWVHQEMLHGDDIHLCVRIDKV, encoded by the exons ATGGGctgcaagaagaagaaaatgGCGGCTGGCAAGATGCCGCCGTCGAAGGTCCAGCCCAGTGGCAAGGGGATGGCGGCTCCTACGCCGGCACTCATTGATGTTGCCGTGGAGGCGCTGCCGGCGCCCACCCTGCCCGAGTCCGACGACGTGCCGGAGAAGGCGCCAGTTTGCGACGCGTGCGGTCGCTACCTGAGCCCCCCTGTTTCCCAG TGCTCCCATATGCGGCACATCGCGTGCGGCGACTGTGGTGCCGGCGAGTGCGGTCCTTGCGCTTGCTTGGGCGTCGCCACCGTCTACTTCCCGAACCCATACCTGGACACCTTGTTCGGCCGCTTCAAGGTGCCGTGCCCATTCAAAGAGTTCGGCTGCGGTAGCTCCCTCGCCGTCATCGACCTCAGGGCGCACGTGGAAGCATGCGGGCGGGCGCCCTTCGAGTGCTTTTGCGGCTCGGATGTCTTGCCGGCGGAGCTCCAGCGTcacttgacggacaaggccggcaaTCACGCCTGGCCCGGCCGCAACATCACGTACGGCACGGACTTTCAGTTCGCCATCAACGTGAAGGATGCTGTCAACAGATGCATTAATTTCCTCTTTGTCGCCGAGGAGGACGGCGGCCTCTTCTTGCTGCGCGGCTACGATGAGGACCACGGCATCCACTCTCTCGACGTCGTTTGCATTAGGCTTAGGAAGAAAACAGGGTCGGTGTACAGCTCCTCAGTCGCGGTGGAAGGCCCTCTGCCCAAGGGCCTCAGGCACGAGCTGAAAAAGAAGGTGATAGAGATCTGCTCAGGCGGCAACGACCCAATCACCATCGACATGGGCGAAATCAGTCCCGCTAATGCGTGTGATGTTGTCTGGGTGCATCAGGAGATGCTCCATGGGGACGACATCCATCTGTGCGTCCGCATCGACAAGGTCTAG